A genome region from Anaerolineae bacterium includes the following:
- a CDS encoding prenyltransferase, with the protein MTVRHLLQTARPPFLLLTPACVLVGLGTAAVETRRQIPWLLFVLALVGALAAHVSVNAFNEYFDFRSGLDARTRRTPFSGGSGTLPQAPEAARGTLALAWGTLLLTVAIGFYFLYRVGWGLLWVGLLGVILVYVYTNWVTRSPLVCLVAPGLGFGTFMVMGTHYVLTGHYSWLAFWASLVPFFLVSDLLLLNQFPDVEADRSVGRRHYPILWGRPRAARLYVLFLGLAYLVPVVGVVVGWLPTWSLLSLLTLALAVPTARRALRFADDIPQLMPALGNNVLINLLTPVLLALGLWLGA; encoded by the coding sequence ATGACCGTTCGTCATTTGCTACAAACCGCCCGTCCACCCTTTCTGTTGCTCACCCCGGCCTGTGTGCTGGTCGGGCTGGGCACGGCGGCCGTCGAAACCCGGCGGCAAATCCCCTGGCTGTTGTTCGTGCTGGCGCTGGTGGGGGCTCTGGCGGCCCATGTGAGCGTGAACGCGTTCAACGAATACTTTGACTTCCGCAGCGGTCTGGACGCCCGCACCCGGCGCACGCCTTTCAGCGGCGGCAGCGGCACCCTCCCTCAGGCGCCGGAGGCGGCTCGCGGCACCCTGGCGCTGGCCTGGGGGACGCTGCTGCTCACGGTGGCCATCGGCTTCTATTTCCTTTACCGCGTGGGCTGGGGGTTGCTTTGGGTTGGCCTGTTGGGCGTGATTCTGGTGTATGTGTATACCAACTGGGTCACCCGCAGCCCTCTGGTTTGTCTGGTGGCGCCCGGTTTGGGGTTCGGCACCTTCATGGTGATGGGCACGCACTATGTGCTGACTGGTCATTACAGTTGGCTGGCCTTTTGGGCCTCGCTGGTGCCGTTTTTCCTGGTGAGCGATCTGCTGCTGCTCAATCAATTTCCCGATGTGGAGGCCGACCGCAGCGTGGGGCGGCGGCACTATCCCATCTTGTGGGGTCGCCCCAGGGCGGCCCGTCTGTATGTCCTGTTTCTGGGCCTAGCGTATCTGGTACCAGTGGTCGGGGTGGTGGTGGGGTGGTTGCCCACCTGGAGCCTGCTCAGCCTGTTGACCCTGGCCCTCGCCGTGCCCACGGCCCGGCGGGCGTTGCGTTTCGCCGACGACATCCCTCAACTCATGCCTGCCCTGGGCAACAATGTGCTCATTAATCTGTTGACCCCGGTGCTGTTGGCCCTAGGGTTGTGGTTGGGGGCGTGA
- a CDS encoding ArsR family transcriptional regulator, producing the protein MSTPSTREQILEYLRLHPLARVNDLAQALQVTPSNIRHHLSLLQEAGLVVAAPPARPTRRGRPPQRYRLTPKAQSSHLEPLTRALLTLLRHQEALENRLDDLGALLLGEAPLPYPGNLRQRLQQILETLNALGYEAHWEAHQQGPLITFRRCPFATLRDDFPELCQLDQRLLERALDRPVEVVQSASEMREKGPAVCRYRVRLSRQ; encoded by the coding sequence ATGAGCACCCCAAGCACCCGCGAGCAAATCCTGGAATACCTCCGCCTGCATCCCTTGGCCAGGGTCAACGATCTCGCCCAAGCGCTCCAGGTGACGCCGTCGAACATCCGGCACCACTTGAGTTTGCTCCAGGAAGCCGGTCTGGTCGTCGCCGCGCCGCCGGCCAGGCCCACCAGGCGCGGTCGCCCCCCTCAGCGCTACCGGCTGACGCCCAAAGCCCAATCCTCCCACCTGGAGCCCCTGACGCGGGCTTTGCTGACTTTGCTGCGCCATCAGGAGGCCCTGGAGAACCGATTAGACGACCTGGGCGCTTTGTTGCTCGGGGAAGCGCCGCTGCCCTACCCTGGCAACCTGCGCCAGCGGCTGCAGCAAATACTGGAAACCCTCAACGCGCTGGGCTATGAGGCCCATTGGGAAGCCCACCAACAGGGACCGTTGATCACTTTCCGTCGCTGCCCTTTCGCCACCTTGCGGGACGATTTCCCCGAACTGTGTCAGCTGGATCAGCGCCTACTGGAACGGGCTTTAGACCGCCCGGTGGAGGTGGTGCAGTCAGCCTCGGAAATGCGGGAAAAAGGCCCGGCGGTTTGTCGATACCGGGTCCGGCTGTCCAGGCAATAA
- the npdG gene encoding NADPH-dependent F420 reductase: protein MPEKTDKPSLAVLGGTGKQGKGLAYRWAKAGYTVYIGSRTPEKARQAAAEVRQRLGDPAAPVMGLGNAEAAARAEIVVLTVPYSAHRSTLEAVREALAGKILVDVTVPLKPPKVTRAQMPPAGSAAQEAQALLGESVAVVDAFQNIAHELLWEDGPIDCDVLVTGKGKANRQRVVQLVRDAGLRAWDAGPIENSAVVEGLTSVLIYLNKTYGSTHAGIRITGLSGSA from the coding sequence ATGCCCGAAAAGACGGACAAACCCAGCCTGGCCGTGCTGGGCGGCACGGGGAAGCAGGGCAAAGGTCTGGCCTATCGGTGGGCCAAAGCCGGCTATACGGTGTACATCGGCTCGCGCACGCCGGAAAAAGCCCGGCAGGCTGCCGCCGAGGTCCGGCAGCGCTTGGGCGATCCCGCGGCTCCGGTGATGGGCCTGGGTAACGCCGAGGCCGCGGCCCGCGCCGAGATTGTGGTGCTCACCGTGCCCTACAGCGCCCATCGCAGCACCTTGGAAGCGGTGCGGGAGGCCCTGGCGGGGAAGATTCTGGTGGATGTCACTGTGCCCCTGAAGCCCCCCAAAGTGACCAGGGCGCAGATGCCGCCCGCGGGCAGCGCAGCCCAGGAAGCCCAGGCGTTGCTGGGCGAGAGCGTGGCCGTGGTGGATGCCTTCCAGAACATCGCCCATGAGTTGCTTTGGGAGGATGGCCCGATTGATTGCGATGTCTTGGTTACCGGCAAAGGCAAGGCCAACCGCCAGCGGGTGGTGCAACTGGTGCGCGACGCCGGCCTGCGCGCCTGGGATGCGGGGCCCATCGAAAACAGTGCGGTGGTTGAAGGCCTGACCAGCGTTCTGATTTACCTGAACAAGACCTACGGCTCGACCCACGCCGGGATTCGGATCACCGGCTTGTCGGGCAGCGCTTGA
- the cofE gene encoding coenzyme F420-0:L-glutamate ligase → MFRRGDVSSVELIPLPGLPLVAPGDDLAALVWQALQEAGMALRDGDILVLAQKVVSKAEGRWVDLRTVAPSARARALAQVVQKDPRLVEVVLRESREVLRAVPGVLIVEHRLGFVCANAGVDHSNVGPPPGAPPQRVGSPEDWVLLLPADPDASAARLRRRWEALSGARLGVLIIDSHGRAWRLGTVGVAIGLSGLPGLVDLRGAPDLLGRELRVTTVGVADELAAAASLVMGQAGEGTPVVHVRGFPYPLREGSLGELLRPKERDLFR, encoded by the coding sequence CTGTTTAGACGAGGAGACGTTTCGTCGGTGGAATTGATCCCTTTGCCTGGCTTGCCGTTGGTGGCGCCGGGAGACGATTTGGCCGCCCTGGTGTGGCAGGCCTTGCAAGAGGCCGGGATGGCCCTACGCGATGGGGATATTCTGGTCCTGGCTCAGAAGGTGGTCTCCAAAGCCGAGGGGCGCTGGGTGGATTTGCGCACGGTGGCCCCCTCGGCCCGCGCCCGGGCGTTGGCTCAGGTGGTGCAAAAGGACCCCCGCCTGGTGGAGGTGGTGCTGCGGGAAAGCCGTGAGGTGTTGCGCGCCGTGCCCGGGGTGCTCATCGTGGAACATCGCTTGGGTTTCGTCTGCGCCAACGCCGGGGTGGACCACTCCAATGTGGGGCCGCCCCCCGGTGCGCCGCCCCAGCGCGTCGGCTCCCCCGAAGATTGGGTGCTCTTGTTGCCTGCCGACCCGGATGCCTCGGCGGCTCGTTTGCGTCGGCGATGGGAGGCCCTCAGTGGGGCGCGTTTGGGTGTGCTCATCATCGATTCCCATGGCCGGGCATGGCGTTTGGGCACCGTGGGTGTGGCCATCGGCCTGAGCGGGCTGCCGGGGCTGGTCGATTTGCGCGGTGCGCCCGACCTGTTGGGCCGCGAACTGCGGGTGACCACGGTGGGCGTGGCCGATGAACTGGCGGCTGCCGCCTCGCTGGTCATGGGCCAGGCCGGCGAGGGAACGCCGGTGGTGCATGTGCGCGGCTTCCCGTACCCCTTGCGCGAAGGGAGCCTCGGCGAGTTGCTGCGGCCCAAAGAGCGGGATCTTTTTCGATAG
- a CDS encoding nitroreductase family protein, protein MPEPNLAPKILHAFLRTRRSVRRFRPDPVPREVIERLLETAIYAPSAHNLQPWRFVVLTGPRAKARLAEALTDQMRQDMQQEGAAEEDIAERVARSRRRLHESPVVILLNRVTTVVRREVPEEHRMARQSVAIVGLQLWLAAHAEGLGAVWVCWPLFAPETTRQTLGLPPNWEPQGMLFVGYPAEEPPLRPRTPWQDLTLWMEE, encoded by the coding sequence ATGCCCGAACCCAACCTGGCCCCAAAAATCCTGCATGCTTTCCTGCGTACCCGGCGCAGTGTGCGCCGCTTTCGTCCGGACCCGGTGCCGCGGGAGGTCATTGAGCGTCTCTTGGAGACGGCAATCTATGCCCCTTCGGCGCACAACTTGCAGCCCTGGCGTTTTGTGGTGCTGACCGGCCCCCGGGCGAAGGCCCGCCTGGCTGAAGCGCTCACTGATCAGATGCGCCAGGATATGCAACAGGAAGGCGCGGCAGAGGAGGACATCGCCGAGCGGGTGGCGCGTTCCCGCCGCCGGTTGCACGAATCCCCGGTGGTGATCCTTCTCAACCGGGTTACCACGGTGGTGCGCCGCGAGGTTCCAGAAGAGCATCGCATGGCCCGCCAGTCTGTGGCCATCGTGGGCCTGCAACTCTGGCTGGCCGCCCACGCCGAGGGATTGGGGGCCGTGTGGGTTTGCTGGCCGTTGTTCGCCCCGGAGACCACCCGGCAAACTTTGGGCCTGCCCCCCAACTGGGAGCCGCAAGGGATGTTGTTCGTCGGCTATCCGGCGGAAGAGCCTCCGTTGCGCCCCCGGACCCCCTGGCAGGATCTGACCCTGTGGATGGAGGAGTGA